A segment of the Prochlorococcus marinus str. MIT 9215 genome:
TCGTTCAACTTCAACAACATTTATTCTTACCTGCCTTGTCCTATCTCCTATAGTTTTTTGAATACCAGACCTTAGTTCTTCAATACCACTTCCTTGTCTTCCAACAATCACTCCTGGTCTTGCTGTTTTTAATTCAAGTTCCAGTTGATCAGCTTTTCTAGCTATTAAAACATCACTAATTCCAGCTGCACCATATTTTTTCTCTATGAAAGTACGTATTTTAAAATCTTCTTGGAGAAGAATTGGATATGTCTTAGATGTAGCAAACCATTTAGAACGATGCTCTTGCGTAATTCCTAGTCTTAATCCAGAAGGATGTATTTTATGTCCCATTAGTTTTGTACCTCCGCATTAGTTTTATTAGGAGCAGATTCAACAGAAATGCTAATATGACAAGTCTGTTTTTTTATAGAGAAAGCTCTACCTTGAGCTCTAGGCCTATACCTTTTCATTACAGGACCGCTATTAGCCCATGCAGATGAAATAATTAAGGTAGACGGATCCATTCCAAGATTATGCTCAGCATTAGCAACAGCCGATCTTAGAACCTTAGTAATAGGATCTGTAGATCTATAAGGCATAAATTCCAACATGATCAGTGCATCTCTATAAGACCGACCCCTAATTTGATCTAAAACTCTTCTTACTTTAGAAGCTGACCCACGAATATAGTTTCCATGAGCAATTGCTATTTTTGTTGTTTCAGATGTTTTTGTCATGATTTTGCTCCCTTCTTATCTCTTATGTGCCCACGGTATGTTCGTGTAGGAGCGAACTCACCGAGTTTATGACCAATCATTTGTTCAGTAATAAATACTGGAATATGAGTCTTACCATTATGTACCGCGATTGTGTGACCGATCATTACAGGTAAAATCGTAGAAGATCTCGACCAAGTTTTGATAACAGACTTGTCATTATCAGTATTTTGTTTTTCTACCTTCTTGAGCAGGCTATCTGCTATAAAAGGTCCTTTTTTTAGTGAACGTCCCATGATTATGTAATAAAAATTGAAATAAGAAATGAAGTAATCAAGAGTCTCTTCCTCCTCTACTCCTCTTAGAAATGCGACGACGTCTTCGAACTACTAATTTATTGCTTGGTTTGTTCTTTTTACGTGTCTTTAATCCAAGAGCTGGTTTACCCCATGGAGTAACTGGACCGGCTCTACCAATTGGGGCTTTTCCCTCTCCCCCTCCATGTGGATGATCACATGGGTTCATTACACTACCTCTTACTTGTGGCCTTCTTCCCAGCCATCTTCTTCTTCCCGCTTTACCTAAGCTAGTATTTCTTATTTCAGAATTACCAACTTCTCCAAGAGTTGCATAGCATTCTTTTCTTACAAGTCTTACCTCGGTAGATGGGAGTTTTAAAGCAACATAATCACCCTCCTTTGCCATAACTTGGGCACTAGCTCCTGCGGATCTAACCATCTGAGCACCTCTACCTGCATATAACTCAACACAATGAACACTAGATCCTAATGGCATAACAGAAAGTGGCATTGCATTTCCATCTTCAATTGGAACACTTTCTCCAGATATGACATTTTGCCCGACTTTTACTCCAGCTGGAGCAATAATATATCTTTTCTCCCCATCTTCGTAGAACAAAAGTGCTAGCCTTGCATTTCTATGAGGATCGTAATGAATAGCTGCAACTTTAGCGTTAATATTTCTTTTATCTCTTCTAAAGTCGACTAATCTATATTGCCTTTTGTGACCACCTCCACGATGACGACAAGTAATAACTCCACGATTATTCCTGCCTTTAACTCTATGTTTTGGAACTATTAGTGATCTTTCGGGTTTTGCACTTGTTATTTCACTAAAGTCAGTAACTACTCTCTGCCTAGTGCCAGGTGTATAAGGTTTAAATTTACGGATTGCCATGATTAAAACTCCTTAAGATTCTGGAAATAGTTGGATTTTATCTCCCTCGGCAAGACGTACAATTGCCTTCTTGACCTGAGAACGTTTACCGGAAAATTTCCCGACTCTTCTCGTTCTCCTAGGAGGATTCATAGTGTTAACTCCTATGACTTTAACACTGAATAAGGCTTCAATAGCAGCCTTTATTTCCGGCTTTGCCGCTCTATGATCTACTTCAAAAGTATATTGGTTAAGATCTAGTGCGTTTGTAGCTTTCTCAGTAATAACTGGCTTTCGTATTACATCGGCTAATCGAGAATCGAATAATTTAGTCATGATGCATAAACCTCCTGAATTTTATCTATCGCTGATTGACCGATTAATAATTTATTCGCATTGAGAATATCAAATACATTAAGTTGATCGGCGGCGATTAACTTTACTTTTTCAATATTATTAATGGATTTTTTTATAACATCGGATGGACTATCAAGAATAACCAAAACTTTTTCATTTTTTTGTATACCTAATCGAGCAAGGCCATTGATGATGTCACTTGTTTTAGGCTGCTTTAGAGTAGATCCAAAATCTTCTACAGCCTTCATATCAGATACTCTGGACATCAGTGCTGTCCTCAGAGCCAATCTACGTTCCTTACGATTCATATCTAGATTATAAGAACGTGGCTTCGGTCCAAAAATAATTCCACCACCAGGTCTTAAAGGTGTCCTTATTGATCCTTGACGAGCTCTTCCAGTACCTTTCTGTTTATATGGCTTTCTACCGCCTCCACGCACTTCAGATCTTGTCAAAGTTGATGCTGTCCCTTGTCTTTTATTTGCTAGCTGCCTAAGGACTGCTCTATGGATTAAGTCTGCAGAAGAAGTTTCTTTAGCTACTGTTAAATCAAGAGTAACTTTGCCAGATTTTTTACCATCCCACTTAAGAGTTTCAAGTGTTGTCATGATTTTTCACCTCCTTTTTTTCCTACAACATTGTTTGGCTTAATATTTACAATTGAGCCTGGCTTTCCTGGTACAGAACCCTTTACTACAAGCAAATTTTTCTGATCATCAATTTTAAGGACTAACAAACCTTTAGTAGTTATTTGTTTTCCTCCATATCTTCCTGCCATTCTTTTTCCAGGATAAATTCTGCCAGGAGTTGTTCCTGCTCCTGTAGATCCAGGTGCTCTATGATTTTTTGAACCATGACTCATAGGTCCTCTGCTAAAACCATGTCTTTTCTGATAACCAGAAAAGCCTCTACCCATAGATTTGCCACTGATATCAACTTTTTGACCAACTTCAAAGTTTTTTACAGTTATTTGATTTCCGATTTCGTAAGATGAAGTTTCTTCTACCCTATATTCTTTCAAATGTTTTAAAAGTTCTTCACCTGATTTCAATAAATGTCCCTTTTCAGGTTTACTTATATGTTTCTCCTTGGACACGCCATAACCTATCTGAATGGCAGTGTAACCATCCAAAGCGTTAGTTTTCAATTGA
Coding sequences within it:
- the rplV gene encoding 50S ribosomal protein L22 translates to MTKTSETTKIAIAHGNYIRGSASKVRRVLDQIRGRSYRDALIMLEFMPYRSTDPITKVLRSAVANAEHNLGMDPSTLIISSAWANSGPVMKRYRPRAQGRAFSIKKQTCHISISVESAPNKTNAEVQN
- the rpsS gene encoding 30S ribosomal protein S19; the protein is MGRSLKKGPFIADSLLKKVEKQNTDNDKSVIKTWSRSSTILPVMIGHTIAVHNGKTHIPVFITEQMIGHKLGEFAPTRTYRGHIRDKKGAKS
- the rplB gene encoding 50S ribosomal protein L2 yields the protein MAIRKFKPYTPGTRQRVVTDFSEITSAKPERSLIVPKHRVKGRNNRGVITCRHRGGGHKRQYRLVDFRRDKRNINAKVAAIHYDPHRNARLALLFYEDGEKRYIIAPAGVKVGQNVISGESVPIEDGNAMPLSVMPLGSSVHCVELYAGRGAQMVRSAGASAQVMAKEGDYVALKLPSTEVRLVRKECYATLGEVGNSEIRNTSLGKAGRRRWLGRRPQVRGSVMNPCDHPHGGGEGKAPIGRAGPVTPWGKPALGLKTRKKNKPSNKLVVRRRRRISKRSRGGRDS
- a CDS encoding 50S ribosomal protein L23, producing MTKLFDSRLADVIRKPVITEKATNALDLNQYTFEVDHRAAKPEIKAAIEALFSVKVIGVNTMNPPRRTRRVGKFSGKRSQVKKAIVRLAEGDKIQLFPES
- the rplD gene encoding 50S ribosomal protein L4 — its product is MTTLETLKWDGKKSGKVTLDLTVAKETSSADLIHRAVLRQLANKRQGTASTLTRSEVRGGGRKPYKQKGTGRARQGSIRTPLRPGGGIIFGPKPRSYNLDMNRKERRLALRTALMSRVSDMKAVEDFGSTLKQPKTSDIINGLARLGIQKNEKVLVILDSPSDVIKKSINNIEKVKLIAADQLNVFDILNANKLLIGQSAIDKIQEVYAS
- the rplC gene encoding 50S ribosomal protein L3, with the translated sequence MSIGILGKKLGMSQLFDDKGNAVPVTLIEAGPCRVTQLKTNALDGYTAIQIGYGVSKEKHISKPEKGHLLKSGEELLKHLKEYRVEETSSYEIGNQITVKNFEVGQKVDISGKSMGRGFSGYQKRHGFSRGPMSHGSKNHRAPGSTGAGTTPGRIYPGKRMAGRYGGKQITTKGLLVLKIDDQKNLLVVKGSVPGKPGSIVNIKPNNVVGKKGGEKS